GTCGACGCTACGGCTCACCGACCGCGCCCCGTGCCCGACGTCGCGTTCGCGGCGCAGCAGCACGGGGCGTTCGGACGTGGTGGCGTGCTGGAGCGCGGCGCACATCTTCCGCGCGTGCAGCGGGTCGACGCGGGTGTCGCTGTCGAACACCGTGAACAGCACCGCCGGGTACGCCGTCCCCTCGCGCACGTGGTGGTACGGCGAGTACCCGAGCAGCCAGCCCAGCTCGACCGGGTCGTCGGCGGTGCCGTACTCGTCGTTCCACGTCGTCCCGAGGCCGAAGCGCTCGTAGCGGACCATGTCGAGCAACGGCGCGGAGCAGGCGACGGCGTCGTAGAGGTCCGGCCGCTGGGTGAGCGCCGCCCCGACGAGCAGGCCGCCGTTGGAGCCGCCGGAGATGCCGATCGTCGAGGCGTAGCCGTTGGCGCGCAGCCACTCCGCGGCGGCGTGCAGGTCGTCGAAGACGTTCTGCTTCCGCTCGCGCATCCCCGCGCGGTGCCACTCCTCGCCCTCCTCGGAGCCGCCGCGCAGGCACGCGATCGCGTACGCGCCGCCGGCCTCCACCCACGCCGCGATGCCGGCGCTGTAGCCGGGCGTCATCGGGACGTTGAAGCCGCCGTAGCCGTAGAGGATCGTCGGCCGCGGCCGCTCCGGCGCGCCCTCCGGCGTCAGCACGAACATCGGGACCCGCGTCCCGTCGGCCGAGGCGTAGAACACCTGCCGCGCGTGCAGGTCCGGCACGTCCACGTGCCCGGGCGACGCCGCCCACAGGTCGACGGCGCCGTTCGTCGTGTCCAGCCGGTGCACCCGCGCCGGCGCGAGGAAGTCGGTCCAGCCGAACCACACGTCGCTGCCCCCCAAGGGGTCCGCGACCGGGCCGGAGAGGCTGCCGGGGCCGGGCAGCGTGACGTCGTACCGGTGCTCGCCGGTGACGCGGTCGTGGACGGCGAGGCGGCTGAGCGCGTGCTGCGTGTGCGCGACGACGAGCACGTCGTCGGTGACGGCGTACCCGTCCAGCACGGCGTCGGGGCGTTCCGGCACCAGGTCGCGCCAGTGCTCGTGGCCGGGGCGTTCCGGGTCGGCGAC
The DNA window shown above is from Mycobacteriales bacterium and carries:
- a CDS encoding prolyl oligopeptidase family serine peptidase, which translates into the protein MEYPDATRLDLVDHLHGHAVADPYRWLEDADDPATVAWSAAQDDLWRRAVAGYEPARTRFATRIAELLRSGSVGAPAWRQGRAFFTRREPDQEHAVLLVREPDGTERVLVDPIAVDPAGTTTLDAWQPSKEGALLAYQLSHGGTEESLLRVLDVTTGETVDGPVDRTRYSPVAWLPGGEAYYYVRRLAADGVPAGEEQLHRRVYLHRLGPSHDDDTEVWGDGLDKTNYYGVSVSMDGRWLVVSASAGTAPRDDVWLGDLRGDGTLRPVQVGVDAQTSMHVGLDGRLYVATDRDAPRGRLCVADPERPGHEHWRDLVPERPDAVLDGYAVTDDVLVVAHTQHALSRLAVHDRVTGEHRYDVTLPGPGSLSGPVADPLGGSDVWFGWTDFLAPARVHRLDTTNGAVDLWAASPGHVDVPDLHARQVFYASADGTRVPMFVLTPEGAPERPRPTILYGYGGFNVPMTPGYSAGIAAWVEAGGAYAIACLRGGSEEGEEWHRAGMRERKQNVFDDLHAAAEWLRANGYASTIGISGGSNGGLLVGAALTQRPDLYDAVACSAPLLDMVRYERFGLGTTWNDEYGTADDPVELGWLLGYSPYHHVREGTAYPAVLFTVFDSDTRVDPLHARKMCAALQHATTSERPVLLRRERDVGHGARSVSRSVDLAADTTAFLATHLGLETT